TTATTATCCCATTTCCGTTAAATAAGTACAGGTAACTATTAAGAAGTGacagattaaaaaatgaaacatatctATATGTTACTTAAGTCTGTGTTCTACACAGTCTACATGTCCCACTAATTATACCTtaatagaagaaatagaagaaaaccaataataatagaagaaaaccaataaataaaaccaataaataaaaacccagatTTGTAAATAAAGACAGGGGATTCTTCCTCTTAATTTAACTAGTCCTCACTTTAGAAAAATATTGCATGGTGAAATATTGCATTACATAGTGAACTCTGACAGTATAAACACCTTAACAATGGCATGGCAACtctgaagaacaaataaataattaagagtcccttctaaaacaaataatcacCGTCTTAATCAAAATCACCAAATATTAAGAACGGGTTCACTATTTACAGATccagcagtgattctcaaactggGCTGATAATTAAGAATCACTTGGGTAGcaccttgggaaaaaaaatcctaggctTCACACTGGTtcttctgaatcagaatctctgggttaTGACCtccaaatctttatttttgtgaAGTTTCCCAGGGGCTTCTGATGAATAACTTGGGTTCAGAAGGACTGTTACCCTAACCCCAGCATTTTACAAGTGAATAAACTGAGGACCTAAAAGGGTAAGATCTGCCTAAAAACATACAACCTGTAAGTAGCACAGTAGGCTGGAAAGACAATATCCTGACTCTACAGTTAGTGCTTTTAACACCAACTCAAACTgctgttttttggtgtttttcttttttaactgtattttttttttcttcactgcttAGGCTCTGCTCATTCCTTACTATCCTTGTGCAACTTATTCCCTCACCTGTAATCTGAAAATAATAGTGCCCACCTCTTAAAAGAATTGCTATGAGGATCAAATAGTATAATATTCATTAGGTATAGAATGCCTTGCATATACAAAGTGCCCATTAGATACATTACACGACCCATTAAAAAGCCATGCCTTTTTCAGCTGGAGAGGATTTACAGAACCACTCCAATTACAAAATGAACAAGAAGCCCATGTTCCACTTTGGAAGTCCAAAGATACTTTAAACTCAGGGTTAGGTGAAGGTCAAGGGCTTGCCCGTTTCTCGCACACCACTGTTTCTCATACGTTGCCTCAGAATCACCTAGTCAATCAATTTCCAGACCataatctgtattttctttaaaagtccctccctacctcccctccTAACGTGGTGCTTCTTGGGCAAACCAAGGTTTGATAACCCTTAGTATACACAGTCCTTGGCCACTGCAAATGGCCTCTAGAATCCCAGCAAAACTATCGTGCTCTGTAACCGGAAGAGCAGCGTCATCACACCCTGATGCAAACAACAGCTGGGGACGGCTGTGCTGAGGAATCGTGATCACGAGGGATGGCCTCGACCCTCTCATCTCCCAAGAAACTTGGAAAATTACGAAAGTGCCGTCCAGCAATCTACGTGGCAGATAGTGCTGCCTAGGTGGTCAAGAAGACATAAAGTTAACTCAACAGCCTCCTTCCCAAGGGTAGGGCCGGAGAAAAGCGACCCTGCTGGGCGGAACAGGACCGAGCGGCGCCAGAAGGTTAACAACCCTTTTGCCCTGTTCCATGCAGTGGCCAAGACCCCACCACGCCACAGGCCAGCTGCCGGAAGTGCGTCACTCCAGTCTACTGGGGCTGCCGGGAGTTGTAGTCAATCGGCTATTTCTCTTGTGCCCCAATTCACCTTTTTCTAACAAGCAAACAACTTGGAACCGCGAATAAGGGCGCTTCATAAGAAACAAATTCAATCCTTCTTTTTCCAGCTGACAAAGGAAACTCAGAGCTCCTCCGTAATATCGGACTACAAGTCCCAGCATGCTCTGTAAGACGGCCAGAGCGCCGGGCCACCGTCGTAGGTGTGGGCCACTTGAATGGAACGTTGGGCGTAATGCAAAGCCTTCCACGGTCCGCGCGGCTGGTACCTGCTCCTTGGGCGTGAGTGCAGCGTGTGGGTCGTGCGCGTGCGCGCTCTCCAGAGGCGCGGGGCGGGTGCACTGGACCGTTGCGGGCGTGAGGCTGCTGAGGGGTACCGTGCGCCCGAAAGACCGGTAGTTGCGGGGCCTCTAGCTTCGCCCCGGGCTGCGGGCAGCCCTGGCGGCCGCCGGAGACCGCAAAGGGCGGAGGAAAGCAGGGGGCGGCGGGGGCCGGCCTCGGAACGCGGAGGAACAGCCGAGCATGCCCCGAGACAACATGGCCTCCTTGATCCAACGGATCGCCCGCCAGGCGTGCCTCACCTTCCGGGGCAGCGGGGGCGGCCGCAGCGCTTCCGACCTCGGCGCTGCACCGGGCCCCGAGGCCCCGATGCCGCAGGGCTTTCCGGAGAACCTGAGCAAGCTGAAGAACCTGCTGACCCAAGTCCGCGCCGAGGACCTGAATATCGCCCCGCGTAAGGCCACGCTGCAGCCATTACCTCCCAACCTGCCGCCGGTCACCTACATGCACATCTACGAAACCGACGGCTTCAGCCTCGGCGTGTTCCTGCTCAAGAGCGGCACGTCCATCCCATTGCACGACCACCCGGGCATGCATGGCATGCTCAAGGTGCTCTATGGCACCGTTCGCATCAGCTGCATGGACAAACTGGAGGCGGGCGGCGGGCAACAGCCGCGGGCCCCGCCGCCGGAGCAGCAGTTCGAGCCGCCG
This Neovison vison isolate M4711 chromosome 2, ASM_NN_V1, whole genome shotgun sequence DNA region includes the following protein-coding sequences:
- the ADO gene encoding 2-aminoethanethiol dioxygenase; this translates as MPRDNMASLIQRIARQACLTFRGSGGGRSASDLGAAPGPEAPMPQGFPENLSKLKNLLTQVRAEDLNIAPRKATLQPLPPNLPPVTYMHIYETDGFSLGVFLLKSGTSIPLHDHPGMHGMLKVLYGTVRISCMDKLEAGGGQQPRAPPPEQQFEPPLQARERDAVRPGVLRSRAEYTEASGPCVLTPHQDNLHQIDAVDGPAAFLDILAPPYDPDDGRDCHYYRVLEPVRDKEASGSACDLPREVWLLETPQADDFWCEGEPYPGPKVFP